TGCTAGGATTCGCGAGAACGAGAAAAAAACTACGGACATGCGACGTCCGTACGGACGTCGCATATCCGTCAACCTGTTAGTAAGCAAAGATAAAGAGAAAGATCAGACATATTTCCTCTGGACTCTCACGCAGAAAGAACTAAAAAATGTAATCTTTCCTGTCGGGGGCATTAAGAAGCCGGAAGTGAGAAAGCTCGCTAAGAAATTCGGTCTTGTAACTGCTGAGAAGAAAGACAGCCAAGGACTTTGCTTTTTAGGGAAGATTAGTATTCGCGATTTCTTGAAAAAATATATAAAAGAGAAAAAAGGAAAAGTGATTGATGAAAATGGAAATATCGTCGGGGCGCATAGTGGGGCCACCTTCTTAACAATAGGCCAAAGGCATGGCTTTGAGGTAACAGAGGATGGGACAGACCGTAAGCCTTATTATGTGGTCGCTAAAGATATTAAGAAAAATCTGCTTATAGTTTCTCATAAGAAAGAAGAAAAAGAATCTTTCCAAAAAGAGGTTTTAATTGAAGTTATAAATTGGATATCAGACTCGCCTGATTTTTCAAGAGAGTATAGCGCGCGCATTCGTTATCGTCAGCACCTGCAAAAGTGTCGCATTAAATTATGTCAACGTGGCAGGTTGACAATAGTTTTTAAGAACCCACAGAGGGCTGTTTCGCCCGGGCAGTCGCTGGTAATTTATGATAAAGGTGTCTGTTTGGGCGGTGGAATAATCGCTTAGAAAATGTTATCATTTCGTCTATGAAGCCGAACGAAGTTAGGCAGAAATTCCTTACGTTCTTTGAGGACAAGGGGCATAAAATAGTGTCTTCATCTTCGCTTGTGCCCGACGGCGATCCGTCGGTGCTTTTTACTACTGCTGGTATGCAGCAATTTAAGCCGTATTATCTTGGCAAGAAGAGCGCTATAGAGGATTTCAAATCTTTAAATACTGCATCAAGTCAGAAGTGTATCAGGACATCTGACATTGAAGAGGTCGGAGACATAAGTCACCTTACTTTCTTTGAGATGCTCGGCAACTTTTCTTTTGGCGGATATTTTAAAAAAGAAGCGATAAGATACGCTTATGAGTTTATAGTAAATGAGCTTGGTTTGGAAATAGATTATGTGACAGTGTTTATCGGTGATGAAAATGTTCCTTTTGATAAAGAATCGTATGAAATATGGAAAGATTTTGTTCCCGAAGAGAAGATTAAAAGATTTGGTAAGGAAGATAACTTTTGGGGGCCGACGGGGAAAGAAGGCCCTTGCGGTCCGACAACCGAGATATATGTAAACGGGGTTGAAGTATGGAACTTGGTATTTAATGAATATTATTGTCGGGAGGATGGAAAACTTGATCCTCTGTCGCAGAAAGGTGTTGATACAGGTATGGGGTTGGAGCGCCTCTCTATGATGGTTGGTAAGACGCCGACTATTTTTGAGACGGACTTATTCGGACACATTATTAAAGAGATAGAAAAAGTCTCCGGTATAAGCTATTTTGATTCCGGCTACGAGAAAGTTTTCAGGATAATTGCCGACCATATAAAAGCTTCCGTCTTTATACTTTCAGACGGAGTGGCGCCTTCAAACTCTGAGAGAGGATATGTTCTTAGGCGTCTTATCAGAAGGGTGGTCCGTCATCTAAAAATTCTAAACATTGAATCATCTTTTATGGTTAAGGTGGCTAAGATTGTTGTTGAAGACTATAAAGATGTTTATCCGGATTTGCTAAAAAAGGAGGTTGAGATTACGAGCGAGCTTAAGGCTGAAGAAGAAAGGTATGAAGAAACGCTTAAGGAGGGGATTAAGCAGTTTGAGAAATTTTCCAGGCACGGAATTTCCGGGCATGACGCTTTTATCCTTTTTTCCACTTATGGTTTCCCTTTTGAGGAAACACTGGAACTGGCAAAAGAGAAAGGGATTAAGGTTGACGAAGTGGGCTTTAAAGAAGAGTTTAAGAGGCACCAAGAAGTGTCTCGCGCCGGCATGGAGAAGAAGTTTAAAGGCGGTCTTTCCGGCACAAGTCCGGAGGAGACACGACTTCATACCGCCACTCATCTTTTGCATAAGGCATTAAGAGAAATTTTAGGCGAGCACGTGTCACAGAAGGGTAGCAACATCACGCCGGAGCGCTTGCGATTTGACTTCTCTCACGCGGAGAAAATGACCCCGGAAGAGCTGAAGAAAGTGGAGACTTTGGTAAACCAGAAGATAAGCGAGAAGCTGCCTGTGACCGTAGAAGAGATGACTCCGGAAGATGCGAGAGAGAAGGGGGCGATAGGGATCTTCGGCGACAAGTATGGCGAGAAAGTGAAAGTCTACTCGGTAGGAAACTTCAGTAAAGAAATCTGCGGCGGACCCCATGTCTCCAACACCAGCGAGCTTGGACACTTCAAGATAAAGAAAGAGGAGGCGACTTCTGCCGGAGTAAGGCGCATTAAGGCGGTGTTTGAGTAATACAGATAAATTATATGAATACAAAAATTATTGCTCACCGAGGGTGGTCTAAAGGACCTGATGAAAATACTATTAGTGCTTTCAAGAAAGCTGTTGCGAGCAATATGCACGGCGTGGAATTTGACGTGAGGTGGTCAGCGGACAATGATAAGGTAATCGTCTCTCATGATTTCACAGCTGACGACCTAACTCTAACTCTAAAAGAGGCTTTAGTGTATTTGGAAGACAAAAATTTACATATTTTTATAGAGCTGAAAGAATATAGTGATAGGCTCTTTGATGAAATATTAAAACTAGTGGAGTCTTATGGTCTGAAAGAGAAGACCGTCCTCTTTGGATTCTGGAAAGTTGCCAGTAAATTTCCTTTTGCCGACAGGAGAGGGTTTAAGCTTGGCGTGATCTCTTACCCGTGGAATATAAGGAAAGATATTTTAAGATTTGATCCGGATTTTGTAATGATGGGGTATACGTCGTTTTTATCTAAAGTTGCCTTTAGATTGTATTGGCGATTTTTCTCGCTTTCCTCCGTCTTTAGAA
This region of Patescibacteria group bacterium genomic DNA includes:
- the mnmA gene encoding tRNA 2-thiouridine(34) synthase MnmA — its product is MKEASEKNKTKVFVGLSGGVDSSVSAALLVKQGFDVVGVFIKAWYPNWLSCTWKEDRRDAMRVCAKLGIPFFTFDLEKEYKEEVIDYMIAEYKKGRTPNPDVMCNRMIKFGAFLKKAKKMGADFVATGHYARIRENEKKTTDMRRPYGRRISVNLLVSKDKEKDQTYFLWTLTQKELKNVIFPVGGIKKPEVRKLAKKFGLVTAEKKDSQGLCFLGKISIRDFLKKYIKEKKGKVIDENGNIVGAHSGATFLTIGQRHGFEVTEDGTDRKPYYVVAKDIKKNLLIVSHKKEEKESFQKEVLIEVINWISDSPDFSREYSARIRYRQHLQKCRIKLCQRGRLTIVFKNPQRAVSPGQSLVIYDKGVCLGGGIIA
- a CDS encoding alanine--tRNA ligase produces the protein MKPNEVRQKFLTFFEDKGHKIVSSSSLVPDGDPSVLFTTAGMQQFKPYYLGKKSAIEDFKSLNTASSQKCIRTSDIEEVGDISHLTFFEMLGNFSFGGYFKKEAIRYAYEFIVNELGLEIDYVTVFIGDENVPFDKESYEIWKDFVPEEKIKRFGKEDNFWGPTGKEGPCGPTTEIYVNGVEVWNLVFNEYYCREDGKLDPLSQKGVDTGMGLERLSMMVGKTPTIFETDLFGHIIKEIEKVSGISYFDSGYEKVFRIIADHIKASVFILSDGVAPSNSERGYVLRRLIRRVVRHLKILNIESSFMVKVAKIVVEDYKDVYPDLLKKEVEITSELKAEEERYEETLKEGIKQFEKFSRHGISGHDAFILFSTYGFPFEETLELAKEKGIKVDEVGFKEEFKRHQEVSRAGMEKKFKGGLSGTSPEETRLHTATHLLHKALREILGEHVSQKGSNITPERLRFDFSHAEKMTPEELKKVETLVNQKISEKLPVTVEEMTPEDAREKGAIGIFGDKYGEKVKVYSVGNFSKEICGGPHVSNTSELGHFKIKKEEATSAGVRRIKAVFE
- a CDS encoding glycerophosphodiester phosphodiesterase, translating into MNTKIIAHRGWSKGPDENTISAFKKAVASNMHGVEFDVRWSADNDKVIVSHDFTADDLTLTLKEALVYLEDKNLHIFIELKEYSDRLFDEILKLVESYGLKEKTVLFGFWKVASKFPFADRRGFKLGVISYPWNIRKDILRFDPDFVMMGYTSFLSKVAFRLYWRFFSLSSVFRKYPNKNFIIGVVRSEKEKEWISREEGLYALTADNPL